A window of Pedobacter lusitanus contains these coding sequences:
- a CDS encoding SusC/RagA family TonB-linked outer membrane protein, whose amino-acid sequence MRNLIIILLLLVYTLKAKGQQKITGRVVSVLSSKPIKGATIRVTGTKIVDHTNDHGLFVLRLNPGVDTIECSSVGYQKKKVRIQPGLSMLIELKPEEQVLDEVSIVSSGYQKLSKERATGSFSFIGQKTLDKQVGTTVLSRLEAVAGGVFANRGTMTGQGKLVVRGPGTIRGPGGALIILDNFPYEGSLDNLNPNDVENITVLKDAAATSIWGARAGNGVIVITTKKGKFQQPVTMDFNVNTTIITKPDLNYLRQTSSADFIELEEFLYAKGKYTADINSVTKRGLTPIVEMLISKDKGELSAEAYNLAKAELSKIDIRDQYSKYIYQQGLNQQYALSLKGGSADHAWILSAAYDRNSSTRDEKYNRFNMRLQQTLRPVKNLELTAAVLYTQSKNSSGRPVYGGIRSGAGLYPYARFADEQGNPVAIVKDRRFGYLDTAGRGRLLDWKYYPLEDYKHVTDELSVSDLLISTGASYRLMKGLSAEIRYQFERQQTGTRNLSDKDSYFARNLINSFTQLPAGKEIIYKVPKGGVLDLSGAILESHNLRGQLNYSRDWGKHELTMILGGERRDSRTRANQSRFYGYDDQLMNYGNVDYLTAFPDFTTGELNYIQDIGSLDENVNRFVSAYANGSYTYNGKYTLSASARSDASNLFGLKTNDKWNPLWSAGLSWLLSKEGFYPLTALPYLRLRTTYGTSGNVDPSMTAVTTMAYLGNSAYTPSPMAQFRNYYNPELTWERSAMFNLGLDFRFKGNRVFGSIEYFSKRGTNLFGNKLIDYTGGVGSVILKNAADTKGYGMDMELNSLNIMTGGFSWNSRLNASFYRDQVINYYLPDQQAREYVNQIPAISGVAGKPVNSIFSYRWAGLDPANGNPRGYVKGVVSSDYNELTGANTKIEELNYHGSAIPVFYGSLGNTFSYKGISLEVNFTYKLGHYFRKSSVSYGDLINGRSGHSDYGLRWQHPGDELRTHVPSLVYPNNSLRDNFYAGSEVLVEKADHIRLQYINLSYDLNREKMRFLPFKNMSVYVNAANLGLIWAANKDGLDPDYQWPNLLKPSKTFSLGIRANLN is encoded by the coding sequence ATGAGGAATCTGATCATCATATTATTGCTGCTGGTTTATACGCTTAAAGCTAAAGGACAGCAAAAAATAACAGGCAGGGTTGTCTCTGTATTGAGTTCAAAACCCATAAAAGGAGCAACCATCCGGGTAACAGGGACAAAAATCGTGGATCATACCAATGATCATGGTTTGTTTGTACTCCGGTTAAATCCTGGTGTGGATACAATTGAATGTTCATCTGTAGGTTATCAAAAGAAAAAAGTAAGGATACAGCCAGGGTTGTCTATGCTGATAGAACTGAAACCGGAGGAACAGGTTCTGGATGAAGTCAGTATCGTTTCTTCCGGCTATCAGAAACTGTCAAAAGAAAGAGCCACAGGTTCTTTTAGTTTCATCGGTCAGAAAACCCTGGATAAGCAGGTAGGTACAACTGTGTTAAGCCGGTTGGAGGCTGTGGCAGGTGGGGTGTTTGCAAACCGAGGTACAATGACAGGCCAGGGCAAATTGGTAGTGCGGGGTCCGGGTACGATCAGAGGACCGGGAGGAGCCCTGATTATCCTGGATAATTTTCCATATGAAGGAAGTCTGGACAATCTTAATCCCAATGATGTAGAAAATATTACGGTATTAAAGGATGCGGCGGCTACTTCTATCTGGGGGGCCAGAGCGGGGAATGGAGTAATTGTAATCACGACAAAAAAAGGTAAGTTTCAGCAGCCCGTTACTATGGACTTTAATGTCAATACTACAATAATAACCAAACCTGATCTGAATTATCTCAGACAAACCTCTTCTGCTGATTTTATAGAACTGGAAGAGTTCCTGTACGCCAAAGGAAAATATACGGCTGATATCAATTCTGTAACTAAAAGAGGGCTTACGCCAATTGTCGAAATGCTGATCAGTAAAGACAAAGGAGAACTGTCTGCAGAGGCCTATAATCTCGCAAAAGCTGAGTTGAGCAAAATTGATATCCGGGATCAGTATAGTAAATATATTTATCAGCAGGGCTTGAATCAGCAATATGCGCTGAGTTTAAAAGGTGGGTCAGCTGATCATGCCTGGATTTTATCAGCTGCTTATGATCGTAATTCATCCACCAGGGATGAAAAATATAACAGGTTTAATATGCGGCTGCAGCAAACGCTTCGTCCTGTTAAGAATTTAGAATTAACAGCTGCAGTATTATATACGCAGAGTAAAAACAGTTCTGGTAGACCGGTGTATGGGGGGATCAGGTCTGGTGCGGGCCTGTACCCTTATGCGCGTTTTGCTGATGAGCAGGGTAATCCGGTAGCTATCGTGAAGGATCGTCGTTTTGGATATCTGGATACTGCCGGCAGGGGGAGATTACTGGACTGGAAATATTATCCGCTGGAGGATTATAAGCATGTAACCGACGAGTTATCTGTAAGTGATCTGCTGATCAGTACAGGGGCTAGTTACAGGTTGATGAAAGGACTATCTGCTGAGATCAGGTATCAGTTTGAAAGACAGCAGACGGGAACCAGAAATCTAAGTGATAAGGATAGTTACTTTGCAAGAAATCTCATCAATTCCTTTACACAGCTGCCTGCCGGTAAAGAAATAATTTATAAGGTTCCCAAAGGAGGGGTACTGGATTTATCCGGCGCTATCCTGGAATCGCATAACCTGAGAGGACAACTGAATTACAGCAGGGACTGGGGTAAACATGAATTGACTATGATACTGGGTGGTGAACGCAGGGATTCAAGAACACGCGCCAATCAAAGCCGGTTTTACGGTTATGATGATCAGTTAATGAATTATGGAAATGTAGATTACCTGACAGCTTTTCCTGATTTCACAACAGGTGAATTAAATTATATCCAGGATATCGGAAGTCTGGATGAAAATGTAAACCGGTTTGTTTCGGCCTATGCAAATGGTTCTTATACTTATAATGGGAAATATACCTTATCAGCAAGTGCCAGAAGTGACGCTTCCAATCTTTTTGGGCTGAAAACAAATGATAAATGGAATCCATTATGGTCTGCCGGATTATCCTGGCTGTTAAGTAAGGAGGGATTTTATCCGCTAACCGCGTTGCCTTATTTAAGGCTGAGGACAACTTATGGGACCAGTGGAAATGTAGACCCGTCAATGACAGCTGTAACCACTATGGCTTACCTGGGAAATTCGGCCTATACGCCATCGCCAATGGCACAGTTTCGTAATTATTATAATCCTGAACTGACCTGGGAACGTTCTGCGATGTTTAACCTGGGGCTTGATTTCAGGTTTAAGGGAAACAGAGTCTTTGGTAGTATCGAATACTTCAGTAAACGGGGGACCAATCTTTTTGGTAATAAGCTGATTGATTATACCGGTGGCGTAGGGTCTGTGATTTTGAAAAATGCAGCAGATACTAAAGGGTATGGTATGGATATGGAATTGAACAGTTTAAATATAATGACCGGTGGTTTTAGCTGGAACAGCAGACTAAATGCAAGTTTTTACAGGGATCAGGTCATTAATTATTATTTACCAGATCAGCAGGCCCGTGAATATGTCAATCAGATTCCTGCGATATCAGGTGTGGCAGGCAAACCGGTCAATTCCATATTTTCTTACCGGTGGGCTGGTCTTGATCCGGCCAATGGAAACCCGAGAGGTTATGTGAAAGGTGTTGTCAGTAGTGATTACAACGAATTGACCGGAGCGAATACTAAAATTGAGGAGCTGAATTATCATGGTTCTGCAATCCCCGTTTTTTATGGTTCATTAGGTAATACTTTCTCTTATAAGGGAATTAGTCTGGAGGTGAATTTTACCTATAAACTGGGGCATTATTTCAGGAAATCCTCGGTTAGTTACGGAGACTTGATTAATGGACGGAGCGGACATAGCGATTATGGCCTGAGATGGCAGCATCCAGGGGATGAGCTGCGTACTCATGTGCCTTCTCTGGTTTATCCGAATAATAGCCTCAGAGATAATTTCTATGCGGGTTCTGAAGTGCTGGTGGAGAAGGCAGATCATATTCGTTTACAGTACATTAACCTCTCTTACGACCTGAACCGGGAGAAGATGAGATTTCTGCCTTTTAAAAATATGTCTGTTTATGTCAATGCAGCTAACCTGGGGTTGATCTGGGCAGCTAATAAAGATGGTCTTGATCCTGATTATCAATGGCCAAATCTGTTAAAGCCTTCAAAAACTTTTTCTCTTGGTATACGGGCCAATTTAAATTAA
- a CDS encoding TlpA family protein disulfide reductase — protein sequence MKKTISIIAMASLCLFFNAIAQSQPPGNPVKPVSIGETIPDVAVTNIYNYKTTKASFSDFKAPLIILDFWTTWCTSCLADFPKAEALQKQYGKKIQLLKITHQPKTLVLPFLEKFNKGKSSVIPVITDDKVFNDLFPHIYIPHYVWLDQSGKVVAVTSGEQLTAENIDRFLSTANIGNMPVKFDMDTSKPLFVTNELLKNNPLQHYSVFFKYRYYGLGCGIEEIMNDAGIKTGLSMTNLTLEDLYGIVVSRLFAQRGIINADSRRIIRLKDPSRIIGLRLENRNLYTYACNSPELKNTSLYEYVLEDLNRYTDYIGSIEKTKVKCLVLKRNGVADLIKTKGGPTQRTLFRGTDSKLINASVKVMMVSMMELPFIKMPLVDETGYTSKIDISLKAWTDLPVLQKELKAYGLELQEKERELDMFILRDKN from the coding sequence ATGAAAAAAACGATCTCAATAATCGCTATGGCTTCGCTTTGCCTTTTTTTTAATGCGATTGCTCAGTCTCAACCACCAGGTAACCCGGTTAAACCGGTCAGCATCGGGGAAACCATTCCTGATGTCGCGGTAACCAATATTTATAACTATAAAACCACTAAAGCCAGTTTTTCAGATTTCAAAGCCCCGCTGATTATTCTTGATTTCTGGACTACCTGGTGTACATCCTGTCTTGCTGATTTTCCAAAAGCAGAAGCATTGCAAAAACAGTATGGAAAAAAAATACAGCTGCTTAAAATTACCCATCAGCCAAAAACTCTCGTCCTTCCTTTTCTTGAGAAATTCAACAAAGGCAAATCTTCTGTTATTCCGGTAATTACCGATGACAAGGTGTTTAATGATTTATTTCCGCATATCTATATTCCTCATTATGTATGGCTGGATCAAAGCGGTAAAGTGGTTGCAGTTACTTCCGGTGAGCAGCTCACTGCAGAAAATATAGACCGGTTTTTAAGTACGGCCAATATTGGGAACATGCCCGTAAAATTTGATATGGATACGTCGAAACCTTTATTTGTGACCAATGAGCTGTTAAAAAATAACCCGCTGCAGCATTATTCAGTATTTTTTAAGTATAGATATTACGGATTGGGTTGTGGTATTGAGGAAATAATGAATGATGCAGGGATAAAAACAGGTTTGTCGATGACGAATCTGACACTGGAAGATTTATATGGTATTGTCGTTAGTAGGTTGTTCGCTCAAAGAGGAATCATTAACGCCGATAGCAGAAGGATTATCCGGTTAAAAGATCCTTCCAGGATTATTGGATTGCGATTGGAAAACAGAAATCTTTACACTTATGCCTGTAATTCTCCTGAGCTTAAAAATACCTCTCTGTATGAATATGTCCTTGAAGATTTAAACCGCTACACAGATTATATCGGGAGTATAGAGAAAACAAAAGTTAAGTGTTTGGTGCTGAAACGTAATGGTGTGGCAGATCTGATAAAAACCAAAGGTGGACCTACTCAGCGTACACTTTTTCGGGGAACGGATTCAAAATTGATTAATGCTTCTGTTAAAGTTATGATGGTTAGTATGATGGAACTGCCTTTCATCAAAATGCCTTTGGTAGATGAGACAGGTTATACTTCGAAGATAGATATTTCATTGAAAGCCTGGACCGATCTGCCGGTTTTGCAGAAAGAGCTTAAGGCTTATGGTCTGGAGTTGCAGGAAAAGGAAAGAGAACTGGACATGTTCATTTTAAGGGATAAAAATTAA
- a CDS encoding helix-turn-helix domain-containing protein, producing the protein MMEENEQLRAELVGRQITSLLSQTGISIAGLASATDLSVNHLRTIKNGKASISSKTAGKIADFFELELSVIFSPKLIKLKKWEHIETIRKFYSDNVNNTQFFIARQAEKSVAYFLKTELIPSSFFEEKREVNDVQDYIKKEYKRGFTSKELSRQLNRLADSGVLSKEDKTGNKSIYLYHRKSKKDQLQSDC; encoded by the coding sequence ATGATGGAAGAGAATGAACAACTCAGAGCAGAACTGGTTGGCAGACAGATTACATCACTGCTTAGCCAGACAGGCATCAGTATTGCCGGATTAGCCAGTGCAACAGATCTTTCTGTAAATCACCTCCGCACAATTAAAAACGGCAAAGCCTCTATTTCCAGTAAAACTGCCGGTAAAATTGCCGATTTCTTTGAACTGGAACTCAGTGTGATTTTTTCACCCAAACTCATTAAACTAAAAAAATGGGAGCATATAGAAACGATCAGAAAGTTTTACAGTGATAATGTCAACAACACCCAGTTTTTCATTGCCCGTCAGGCAGAAAAAAGTGTAGCGTATTTCCTGAAAACCGAACTGATCCCATCCTCCTTTTTTGAAGAGAAAAGAGAAGTCAATGATGTTCAGGATTATATCAAAAAAGAATATAAACGGGGTTTTACCAGTAAAGAGCTTTCCAGACAACTCAACCGTCTGGCAGACTCCGGTGTACTGTCCAAAGAGGACAAGACTGGAAACAAAAGCATCTATCTGTACCACCGCAAGTCCAAAAAAGACCAACTCCAATCTGATTGCTAA
- a CDS encoding PLP-dependent aminotransferase family protein — protein MLPFKNLLLIDKNSSTAVFRQIASQLVLLIQKGILLPEMELPSTRSLAADLGLHRKTVMAAYNDLIAEDWVESEQRKGYRISALLPIIKPRSYTNNNSLTGYQGSADFLFDRLDHIPSLPVISPGFKLIVNDGFPETAIFPIEKVLKEYRKLLGHNVLKKSAASWDVGGSASFKEALHSFLNETRGLNIRPENLMITRGAQMAIYIAAALILKPGDQVLVSDPGYAIADAAFRQLGAELIRVPVDNDGMDIAAVETVLKTKKIKLLYIIPHHHHPTTVTLSSARRTKLLELIRTYQLAVIEDDYDYDFQYQYSPYLPLASGEHDGNVIYIGSLTKVLGAPFRLGYMISTADFLYSAVKLKSLIDLRTDVLMEGAIGAMISSGEFSRHIKKANKLYGARCDYGVGLISSELSNCIDLTKPQGGMALWLRFKEDFPVAKIISKASEMGLRLTGSAWHKGNSLKHNGLRFGFASLSETDIEFAVAVLKKITA, from the coding sequence ATGCTTCCATTCAAAAATTTATTACTGATTGATAAGAACAGTTCAACTGCAGTATTCAGACAGATCGCCTCACAATTAGTATTATTGATACAAAAGGGAATTTTACTACCCGAAATGGAGTTGCCCAGTACCCGTTCTCTTGCAGCTGATCTGGGGCTTCACCGCAAAACGGTAATGGCAGCTTATAATGATCTGATTGCAGAAGACTGGGTAGAAAGTGAGCAAAGAAAGGGGTACCGGATTTCTGCACTTCTGCCGATTATTAAACCAAGATCTTACACGAATAATAATTCTCTGACAGGTTATCAGGGCAGTGCTGATTTTTTATTTGACAGGCTTGATCACATCCCGTCATTGCCTGTGATTTCTCCTGGTTTTAAACTGATCGTGAATGATGGTTTTCCGGAAACAGCTATCTTTCCGATTGAAAAAGTTTTAAAGGAATACCGAAAATTACTTGGGCACAATGTGCTTAAAAAATCTGCAGCGAGCTGGGATGTAGGAGGGAGTGCTTCTTTTAAAGAAGCCCTGCATTCTTTTCTGAACGAAACCAGGGGACTGAATATCAGACCGGAGAATTTAATGATCACCAGGGGGGCACAGATGGCTATTTATATTGCTGCCGCACTGATCCTTAAACCTGGTGATCAGGTGTTGGTCAGTGATCCGGGTTATGCGATAGCTGATGCTGCTTTCAGGCAGCTGGGTGCAGAATTGATTCGTGTTCCGGTAGATAATGATGGTATGGATATAGCTGCAGTAGAAACTGTACTGAAGACTAAAAAGATAAAACTTTTATATATTATTCCTCATCATCATCACCCGACTACAGTGACTTTAAGTTCAGCAAGAAGGACAAAATTACTGGAACTGATCAGAACTTATCAGCTGGCAGTAATAGAAGATGACTATGATTATGACTTTCAATACCAGTATAGCCCATATTTGCCTCTGGCAAGTGGTGAACATGATGGAAATGTAATTTACATAGGTTCATTAACTAAAGTTCTTGGCGCTCCTTTCAGACTGGGGTATATGATTTCAACTGCTGATTTTTTATACAGTGCCGTCAAATTGAAATCATTGATTGATTTAAGAACTGATGTGTTAATGGAAGGAGCAATAGGTGCGATGATCAGCAGCGGCGAATTTTCCAGACATATCAAAAAAGCGAATAAGTTATATGGAGCCCGTTGTGATTACGGTGTCGGTTTAATCAGCAGTGAGTTAAGTAACTGTATTGATTTAACTAAACCGCAGGGAGGAATGGCACTCTGGCTGAGATTTAAAGAAGATTTTCCTGTGGCTAAAATAATCAGTAAGGCTTCTGAGATGGGGTTAAGGCTTACAGGCAGCGCCTGGCATAAGGGGAATAGTTTAAAACATAACGGGCTGAGATTTGGGTTTGCTTCTCTCAGTGAAACAGATATTGAATTTGCTGTAGCGGTTTTAAAAAAGATAACTGCTTAG
- a CDS encoding nuclear transport factor 2 family protein: MIKKQQVYDLLMSMETKDYTALNVIHPTRFIQHNLQIEDGLEGMTRQLQNSPDGIKVCVQRIFRDGDYVFAHVETILEKAQISFNVFRFDQDKIVEHWDNIQEKQPLNLAGRSMIDGETVSRDLHKTEQNKALASQLQTDIFLHGRADQLASYFDGDAYIQHNPWLSDEIGSIKKVISEWVSAEKIMEYQTVHQVLGEGNFVLLMSEGYFHGAHTSFYDVQN, from the coding sequence ATGATCAAAAAACAACAGGTATACGACTTATTAATGAGCATGGAGACAAAAGATTACACTGCCTTAAATGTGATTCATCCCACGCGTTTCATACAACACAATCTGCAGATAGAAGATGGACTGGAAGGAATGACCAGGCAATTACAGAATTCACCGGATGGAATAAAGGTCTGTGTTCAACGGATTTTCAGAGATGGGGATTATGTATTTGCCCATGTGGAAACCATACTGGAAAAGGCTCAGATAAGTTTTAACGTTTTCAGATTTGATCAGGATAAAATTGTAGAGCACTGGGATAATATTCAGGAAAAACAACCGCTCAATCTGGCCGGACGTTCTATGATTGACGGAGAAACAGTGAGCAGAGACCTGCATAAAACTGAACAAAATAAAGCTCTGGCCAGTCAGCTGCAGACCGATATTTTTTTACATGGCCGGGCAGATCAATTGGCCTCCTATTTTGATGGAGATGCTTATATCCAGCATAACCCCTGGTTATCAGATGAAATAGGTTCCATAAAAAAAGTGATCAGTGAATGGGTCAGTGCAGAAAAAATTATGGAGTATCAAACTGTACATCAGGTATTAGGCGAAGGAAACTTTGTCTTACTCATGAGTGAAGGATATTTCCACGGAGCACATACCTCCTTTTATGATGTTCAGAATTGA
- a CDS encoding FMN-dependent NADH-azoreductase translates to MKKLLIINASPRGSRSNSRSLTELFLKQWKQNRPFAGVQYREVGQQAIPHVSELWIAGAFKPADLRTSEEIDALKLSDQLIAELKNADVIVLGTPMYNWSIPSALKAYLDQVIRVNETITINGKNPENPYTGLLKNKSLYLLLSRGNGGYGKGEYYEHMNFQSGYLKTVFNIMGISDIHEIALNGEAFGGLQFEQSIREVHAAIDQVTSNP, encoded by the coding sequence ATGAAGAAATTATTAATTATCAATGCGAGTCCCAGAGGCAGCAGATCAAATAGCAGAAGCCTGACAGAGCTGTTTTTGAAACAGTGGAAACAAAACAGACCATTTGCCGGGGTTCAATATCGTGAAGTTGGTCAGCAGGCGATTCCTCATGTATCTGAATTATGGATAGCCGGAGCGTTTAAACCTGCTGATTTACGCACCAGCGAAGAAATTGATGCACTTAAACTCAGTGATCAGCTGATTGCAGAACTAAAAAATGCAGATGTGATAGTTTTAGGAACTCCAATGTACAACTGGTCTATCCCAAGTGCGCTTAAAGCTTATCTCGATCAGGTGATCCGCGTTAACGAAACGATTACGATCAATGGTAAAAATCCTGAAAATCCTTATACCGGGTTATTAAAGAATAAATCGCTGTACCTGTTACTGAGCAGAGGTAACGGAGGTTATGGCAAAGGAGAATATTATGAACATATGAATTTTCAGAGCGGCTATCTTAAAACAGTATTTAATATTATGGGGATCAGTGATATTCATGAAATAGCTTTAAACGGAGAAGCTTTTGGCGGATTGCAGTTTGAACAATCAATCAGAGAAGTACATGCAGCAATTGATCAGGTAACCAGCAATCCATAG
- a CDS encoding NAD(P)/FAD-dependent oxidoreductase: MKKKLVIIGGGFAGFWSAMSAVRQSREINRENELEIILINPDNYMTIRPRLYEVSLEGLRVPLDKYFIPLGIKQVSGKAEIIDPEVRIVTVSTDQGVHRYGYDYLILASGSQLKGMNIPGFQYTFNLDTYQNAQRLEDHLIRLAKADFSGDGARTFVIAGAGLTGLEAATSIEEKANLLRKKYAGSGADFKVILLEKEKEIAGMYAKDAQTYIVSTLQHKNITTMTGTYVKEINQDQIILKDGTAIQTQTVIWCAGMVASSLTSFLNGKRDASGRLMVDQFLKLAGHPEVIVAGDVASVPVDTDGHISLMACQFSIDLGKWAGHNAVNDLFSLPLKAYMNESYVTCLDLGQNDGLFTTGWERKLLYQGAEGKSIKTRITRELIYPGEVEETVKASSPERPVKV; this comes from the coding sequence ATGAAAAAGAAATTAGTAATCATAGGCGGAGGCTTTGCCGGATTCTGGAGTGCCATGAGCGCAGTTCGCCAGAGTCGTGAAATCAATAGGGAAAATGAGCTCGAAATCATATTAATCAATCCGGATAACTATATGACCATACGTCCGAGGTTATATGAGGTTTCGTTAGAAGGTTTAAGGGTTCCCTTAGACAAATATTTTATCCCTCTGGGAATCAAACAGGTATCAGGCAAAGCCGAAATCATAGATCCTGAAGTCAGAATAGTTACGGTCTCTACAGATCAGGGCGTGCACAGGTATGGTTATGATTATTTAATTCTCGCCTCGGGCAGTCAGCTCAAAGGAATGAATATTCCTGGTTTTCAATACACCTTTAATCTGGATACTTACCAGAATGCCCAAAGACTGGAAGACCATCTCATCCGTCTGGCAAAAGCCGATTTTTCAGGCGATGGTGCCAGAACTTTTGTGATCGCGGGCGCCGGTTTAACCGGACTTGAAGCAGCAACATCCATTGAAGAAAAAGCAAATCTGCTCCGGAAAAAATATGCCGGCTCTGGTGCGGATTTCAAAGTGATACTCCTGGAGAAGGAAAAAGAAATTGCCGGGATGTATGCTAAAGATGCACAGACTTATATCGTCAGCACGCTGCAGCATAAAAACATAACCACCATGACGGGAACTTACGTCAAAGAAATAAACCAGGATCAGATTATTTTGAAAGATGGTACTGCAATCCAGACACAAACCGTAATCTGGTGCGCAGGTATGGTAGCCAGTTCACTAACCAGTTTTCTCAATGGAAAAAGAGATGCCTCGGGCAGATTAATGGTTGATCAGTTTTTAAAATTAGCCGGACATCCTGAAGTCATTGTTGCCGGAGATGTCGCCAGTGTTCCTGTAGATACAGACGGTCATATTTCTTTAATGGCCTGTCAGTTCTCTATAGATTTAGGAAAATGGGCCGGCCATAACGCCGTTAATGATTTGTTTTCGCTACCGCTTAAAGCTTATATGAATGAAAGTTATGTGACCTGTCTTGATCTTGGACAAAACGACGGCCTGTTTACCACAGGCTGGGAACGGAAGCTGTTATATCAGGGAGCAGAAGGCAAAAGTATCAAAACCAGAATCACCCGGGAACTTATCTATCCGGGCGAAGTAGAAGAAACCGTTAAGGCATCTTCGCCAGAAAGACCAGTAAAAGTTTAA
- a CDS encoding DUF1223 domain-containing protein: MKTIKISGFTICLMLSILSLTACGQRDNAIQKNEGKGFAVLELFTSEGCSSCPPADELLAELQKDQQGKEVYLLAYHVDYWDRQGWKDVFSQADYSKRQVQYGHWLDKPQIYTPQVVINGKAEFVGSEEFAIRNAISAGLAEGPASALKLEAYQGKDGLNVHYQATGRLKGSVLAVAVVQKSAVSKVEGGENAGHTLSHVQIVRKLQTYPLSEKGDGVVTVAVPKDLHTADFEILGLLQDKNKGEILGAAKAEWRKL, from the coding sequence CATCTGTCTTATGCTTAGTATACTATCTCTCACTGCATGCGGACAGCGTGATAATGCAATTCAAAAAAATGAAGGAAAAGGGTTTGCCGTATTGGAGTTGTTCACTTCAGAAGGTTGTTCAAGCTGTCCGCCTGCAGATGAATTATTGGCTGAGTTACAAAAAGACCAGCAGGGTAAAGAAGTCTATTTACTGGCTTACCATGTTGATTACTGGGACAGACAGGGCTGGAAAGATGTTTTTAGTCAGGCGGATTATTCCAAAAGACAGGTGCAATATGGTCACTGGCTTGATAAACCACAGATTTATACGCCGCAGGTTGTTATAAACGGTAAAGCTGAATTTGTGGGATCTGAAGAATTTGCGATCCGCAATGCCATATCGGCCGGACTGGCCGAAGGCCCGGCTTCGGCATTGAAACTGGAGGCATATCAGGGCAAAGACGGGCTTAATGTACATTATCAGGCAACGGGGAGATTAAAAGGAAGTGTTTTAGCTGTTGCAGTTGTACAGAAAAGTGCGGTAAGTAAAGTAGAAGGTGGTGAAAATGCAGGGCATACCCTCTCGCATGTACAGATTGTGCGTAAACTGCAAACTTATCCGCTAAGCGAAAAAGGGGATGGGGTTGTCACTGTTGCAGTACCAAAAGATCTGCACACGGCTGATTTTGAAATACTGGGGCTGCTCCAGGATAAAAATAAGGGTGAAATACTGGGTGCTGCAAAAGCAGAATGGAGAAAATTGTAA